One window of Vidua chalybeata isolate OUT-0048 chromosome 14, bVidCha1 merged haplotype, whole genome shotgun sequence genomic DNA carries:
- the STARD8 gene encoding stAR-related lipid transfer protein 8 isoform X2: protein MPLLDFFWACFKRAKKFTLLEDKKDAEIEAKKACDWLRAAGFPQYAQLYEESSFPLDISAVKKDHSFLDQDSLKSLCRRLMTLNTCASMKLDVHFQRKQNEDSEEEDQCAISSRWAFQRDSKRWSRVGSADVLSQGSEALSCTMRPVSSRESVLTDLSTNPEATSLHSTGSVGSVGGTGGTLGTAALPSEPPSPLRAAATASSCSQSEGSAPEQPSGQGEGSKEKLKKRRSRSFLKRIESLRRKDKEKPSPDRRVAPHSSATLPPGWGSLKSDGDLAATRTNSSKRGTPAPFHSKKHFFSVSYRTNRLLGPGGTKGSSDPKRSGVYLEDYDTDTATAAGSAWAAAECQRRARHGDCLVYIPCDHKPGTFPKSLSIESLCPLAGSSLSHWNAGSAAVGLGGGGSSSSAEGSSSPRGFARRRRGSCSSLGSRVSVYDNVPDFGSSEDFCKDGEVTYENLDDILQHVWGLQQKVELWCKAVSPGLDGEVGGEEEEDEEESDSGGEPSNLHFEEQSMSDVGTSASDFGSTGNSLNEAEEIETRERRDSGVGASLTRPCRKLRWHSFQNSHRPSLNSASLEINRQSSAQLNLLQKCSLLRLTAIMEKYSVPHKQAWTWTVPKFMKRSKVPDYRDKMVFGVPPIVNVQRTGQPLPQSIQQAMRYLRSQCLDQVGIFRKSGVKSRIQALRHMNETSPDNVDYSGQSAYDVADLLKQYFRDLPEPIFTSKLTDTFLQIYQFVSKEQRLQAVQAAIILMPDENREVLQTLLYFLSDIASAEENQMTAGNLAVCLAPSIFHLNVSKKESTSPRAIHKRGTMGKPDQKDLNENMAATQGLSHMISDCKKLFQVSHDILLQLSSSYMAADAYPHPLADLVCQGESKDLHSYFEQSVQNLLKESSEKFKGWLSTPGPLNTELSCKKVGDGHPLRLWKVSTDVEAPPAMVLHRVLRERHLWDEDLLQSRVVEALDKDMELYHYVTDSMAPHPRRDCMVLRRWRTDLPRGACLLSSLSVEHDKVPVEGGVKAIVLTSQYLIEPGAMGRSRVTHICRADLRGRSPEWYNRVFGHLCAMELARIRDSFPALSPTGPETKI, encoded by the exons AGTCGTCATTCCCTCTTGACATCAGTGCTGTGAAGAAGGACCACAGCTTCCTGGACCAGGATTCCCTCAAATCCCTGTGCAG GAGGCTGATGACCCTGAACACCTGTGCCTCCATGAAGCTGGATGTTCACTTTCAGCGTAAACAG AATGAAGACTCTGAGGAGGAAGACCAGTGTGCCATCAGCAGCCGGTGGGCCTTCCAGAGGGACAGCAAAAGGTGGTCACGGGTGGGGTCCGCCGATGTCCTGTCCCAGGGCTCGGAGGCCCTGAGCTGCACCATGCGCCCGGTGTCCAGCCGCGAGAGCGTCCTCACGGACCTCAGCACCAACCCCGAGGCCACGTCCCTGCACAGCACGGGCAGCGTGGGCAGCGTGGGTGGCACGGGCGGCACGCTGGGCACTGCGGCCCTGCCATCCGAGCCCCCGTCCCCCCTCCGTGCCGCTGCCACcgcctccagctgcagccagagcgAGGGTTCTGCGCCGGAGCAGCCCTCGGGCCAGGGAGAGGGCTCTAAGGAGAAGCTGAAGAAGCGACGGTCTCGAAGCTTCCTGAAGCGGATCGAGTCCCTGcggaggaaggacaaggagaaacCCAGCCCAGACAGGAGGGTGGCTCCGCACAGCAGCGCCACTCTCCCACCAGGATGGGGCTCTCTGAAGAGTGATGGGGACCTTGCAGCCACCAGGACCAACTCCTCTAAAAGAGGGACACCTGCCCCTTTCCACAGCAAAAAACACTTCTTCTCGGTATCATACAGGACTAACCGCCTGCTCGGCCCCGGGGGCACCAAGGGCAGCTCTGACCCCAAACGCAGCGGAGTCTACCTGGAGGATTACGACACAGACACAGCCACTGCCGCCGGCAGTGCCTGGGCTGCTGCCGAGTGCCAGCGCCGGGCTCGCCATGGCGACTGCCTGGTCTATATCCCCTGTGACCACAAGCCCGgcaccttccccaaatccctgtccaTCGAGAGCTTGTGTCCCCTGGCCGGCAGCTCCCTGAGCCACTGGAACGCAGGGAGCGCGGCCGTGGGGCTGGGCGggggcggcagcagcagcagcgcggAGGGCTCGTCCTCCCCGAGGGGCTTTGCCCGCCGGCGccggggctcctgcagctccctgggcagccgcGTCAGCGTCTACGACAACGTGCCGGACTTCGGCAGCAGCGAGGATTTCTGCAAGGACGGGGAGGTCACCTACGAGAACCTCGACGACATCCTGCAGCACGtgtgggggctgcagcagaaggTGGAGCTCTGGTGTAAAGCCGTCTCCCCTGGCCTGGATGGGGAGGTAGGGggcgaggaagaggaggatgaggaggagtCGGACTCGGGAGGGGAACCCTCCAACCTGCATTTCGAAGAACAGTCCATGTCGGATGTTGGCACCTCTGCCAGTGACTTTGGTAGCACTGGGAACTCCCTCAACGAGGCTGAAGAGATCGAGACACGGGAGCGCCGGGATTCGGGGGTGGGAGCATCTCTCACAAGACCCTGCAG AAAGCTGCGTTGGCACAGCTTCCAGAACTCGCACCGGCCCAGCCTGAACTCGGCCTCGCTGGAGATCAACCGCCAGTCATCGGCCCAGCTCAACCTGCTCCAGAAGTGCTCCCTGCTCCGGCTCACAGCCATCATGGAGAAGTACTCCGTGCCCCACAAGCAGGCCTGGACGTG GACTGTCCCCAAGTTCATGAAGCGGAGTAAAGTCCCTGACTACAGGGACAAgatggtttttggggtgccacCCATCGTCAACGTGCAGCGGAcggggcagcccctgccccagagcATCCAGCAGGCCATGCGCTACTTGCGCAGCCAGTGCCTGGACCAG GTTGGCATTTTCCGCAAGTCCGGGGTGAAGTCCCGGATCCAGGCGCTCCGGCACATGAACGAGACCAGCCCCGACAACGTCGACTACTCGGGCCAGTCGGCGTACGACGTGGCCGACCTGCTGAAGCAATACTTCCGCGACCTGCCCGAGCCCATCTTCACCAGCAAGCTGACCGACACCTTCCTGCAGATCTACCAGT TCGTGTCCAAGGAGCAGCGGCTGCAGGCGGTGCAGGCCGCCATCATCCTCATGCCGGACGAGAACCGGGAGGTGCTGCAGACCCTGCTCTACTTCCTGAGCGACATCGCCTCGGCTGAGGAGAACCAGATGACGGCTGGGAACCTGGCTGTGTGCCTGGCCCCTTCCATCTTCCACCTCAACGTGTCCAAGAAGGAAAGCACATCGCCCAG GGCCATACACAAGAGGGGCACCATGGGGAAGCCGGACCAGAAGGACCTCAATGAGAACATGGCCGCCACGCAGGGGCTCTCCCACATGATCAGCGACTGCAAGAAGCTCTTCCAG GTCTCCCATGACAtcttgctgcagctgagcagctcctaTATGGCTGCAGATGCTTATCCCCACCCCCTGGCTGACTTGGTGTGCCAGGGAGAGAGCAAGGATTTACACTCCTACTTTGAGCAGAGTGTCCAGAACCTGCTCAAAGAGTCGTCAGAGAAATTCAAGGGATGGCTGAGCACGCCGGGGCCCCTGAACACGGAGCTGTCCTGCAAAAAG GTTGGGGACGGGCACCCTCTGCGCCTGTGGAAGGTCTCCACGGATGTTGAGGCCCCTCCTGCCATGGTGCTGCACCGGGTGCTGCGGGAGCGTCACCTGTGGGACGAGgacctgctgcagagcagggtggtGGAGGCGCTGGacaaggacatggagctgtACCACTACGTGACGGACAGCATGGCCCCGCACCCGCGCAGGGACTGCATGGTGCTCCG GCGCTGGCGCACGGACCTGCCGCGGGGAGCCTGCCTGCTCAGCTCCCTCTCGGTGGAGCACGACAAGGTGCCAGTGGAGGGAGGTGTCAAGGCCATCGTGCTGACGTCCCAGTACCTCATCGAGCCCGGCGCCATGGGCCGCTCCAGGGTGACCCACATCTGCAGGGCTGACCTCAG gggccGGTCTCCCGAGTGGTATAACAGGGTCTTTGGCCACCTCTGTGCCATGGAGCTGGCGAGGATCCGAGACTCTTTCCCAGCCCTGAGTCCCACCGGCCCCGAGACAAAGATTTGA
- the STARD8 gene encoding stAR-related lipid transfer protein 8 isoform X3: MNKAGINSSCHEIEAKKACDWLRAAGFPQYAQLYEESSFPLDISAVKKDHSFLDQDSLKSLCRRLMTLNTCASMKLDVHFQRKQNEDSEEEDQCAISSRWAFQRDSKRWSRVGSADVLSQGSEALSCTMRPVSSRESVLTDLSTNPEATSLHSTGSVGSVGGTGGTLGTAALPSEPPSPLRAAATASSCSQSEGSAPEQPSGQGEGSKEKLKKRRSRSFLKRIESLRRKDKEKPSPDRRVAPHSSATLPPGWGSLKSDGDLAATRTNSSKRGTPAPFHSKKHFFSVSYRTNRLLGPGGTKGSSDPKRSGVYLEDYDTDTATAAGSAWAAAECQRRARHGDCLVYIPCDHKPGTFPKSLSIESLCPLAGSSLSHWNAGSAAVGLGGGGSSSSAEGSSSPRGFARRRRGSCSSLGSRVSVYDNVPDFGSSEDFCKDGEVTYENLDDILQHVWGLQQKVELWCKAVSPGLDGEVGGEEEEDEEESDSGGEPSNLHFEEQSMSDVGTSASDFGSTGNSLNEAEEIETRERRDSGVGASLTRPCRKLRWHSFQNSHRPSLNSASLEINRQSSAQLNLLQKCSLLRLTAIMEKYSVPHKQAWTWTVPKFMKRSKVPDYRDKMVFGVPPIVNVQRTGQPLPQSIQQAMRYLRSQCLDQVGIFRKSGVKSRIQALRHMNETSPDNVDYSGQSAYDVADLLKQYFRDLPEPIFTSKLTDTFLQIYQFVSKEQRLQAVQAAIILMPDENREVLQTLLYFLSDIASAEENQMTAGNLAVCLAPSIFHLNVSKKESTSPRAIHKRGTMGKPDQKDLNENMAATQGLSHMISDCKKLFQVSHDILLQLSSSYMAADAYPHPLADLVCQGESKDLHSYFEQSVQNLLKESSEKFKGWLSTPGPLNTELSCKKVGDGHPLRLWKVSTDVEAPPAMVLHRVLRERHLWDEDLLQSRVVEALDKDMELYHYVTDSMAPHPRRDCMVLRRWRTDLPRGACLLSSLSVEHDKVPVEGGVKAIVLTSQYLIEPGAMGRSRVTHICRADLRGRSPEWYNRVFGHLCAMELARIRDSFPALSPTGPETKI, translated from the exons AGTCGTCATTCCCTCTTGACATCAGTGCTGTGAAGAAGGACCACAGCTTCCTGGACCAGGATTCCCTCAAATCCCTGTGCAG GAGGCTGATGACCCTGAACACCTGTGCCTCCATGAAGCTGGATGTTCACTTTCAGCGTAAACAG AATGAAGACTCTGAGGAGGAAGACCAGTGTGCCATCAGCAGCCGGTGGGCCTTCCAGAGGGACAGCAAAAGGTGGTCACGGGTGGGGTCCGCCGATGTCCTGTCCCAGGGCTCGGAGGCCCTGAGCTGCACCATGCGCCCGGTGTCCAGCCGCGAGAGCGTCCTCACGGACCTCAGCACCAACCCCGAGGCCACGTCCCTGCACAGCACGGGCAGCGTGGGCAGCGTGGGTGGCACGGGCGGCACGCTGGGCACTGCGGCCCTGCCATCCGAGCCCCCGTCCCCCCTCCGTGCCGCTGCCACcgcctccagctgcagccagagcgAGGGTTCTGCGCCGGAGCAGCCCTCGGGCCAGGGAGAGGGCTCTAAGGAGAAGCTGAAGAAGCGACGGTCTCGAAGCTTCCTGAAGCGGATCGAGTCCCTGcggaggaaggacaaggagaaacCCAGCCCAGACAGGAGGGTGGCTCCGCACAGCAGCGCCACTCTCCCACCAGGATGGGGCTCTCTGAAGAGTGATGGGGACCTTGCAGCCACCAGGACCAACTCCTCTAAAAGAGGGACACCTGCCCCTTTCCACAGCAAAAAACACTTCTTCTCGGTATCATACAGGACTAACCGCCTGCTCGGCCCCGGGGGCACCAAGGGCAGCTCTGACCCCAAACGCAGCGGAGTCTACCTGGAGGATTACGACACAGACACAGCCACTGCCGCCGGCAGTGCCTGGGCTGCTGCCGAGTGCCAGCGCCGGGCTCGCCATGGCGACTGCCTGGTCTATATCCCCTGTGACCACAAGCCCGgcaccttccccaaatccctgtccaTCGAGAGCTTGTGTCCCCTGGCCGGCAGCTCCCTGAGCCACTGGAACGCAGGGAGCGCGGCCGTGGGGCTGGGCGggggcggcagcagcagcagcgcggAGGGCTCGTCCTCCCCGAGGGGCTTTGCCCGCCGGCGccggggctcctgcagctccctgggcagccgcGTCAGCGTCTACGACAACGTGCCGGACTTCGGCAGCAGCGAGGATTTCTGCAAGGACGGGGAGGTCACCTACGAGAACCTCGACGACATCCTGCAGCACGtgtgggggctgcagcagaaggTGGAGCTCTGGTGTAAAGCCGTCTCCCCTGGCCTGGATGGGGAGGTAGGGggcgaggaagaggaggatgaggaggagtCGGACTCGGGAGGGGAACCCTCCAACCTGCATTTCGAAGAACAGTCCATGTCGGATGTTGGCACCTCTGCCAGTGACTTTGGTAGCACTGGGAACTCCCTCAACGAGGCTGAAGAGATCGAGACACGGGAGCGCCGGGATTCGGGGGTGGGAGCATCTCTCACAAGACCCTGCAG AAAGCTGCGTTGGCACAGCTTCCAGAACTCGCACCGGCCCAGCCTGAACTCGGCCTCGCTGGAGATCAACCGCCAGTCATCGGCCCAGCTCAACCTGCTCCAGAAGTGCTCCCTGCTCCGGCTCACAGCCATCATGGAGAAGTACTCCGTGCCCCACAAGCAGGCCTGGACGTG GACTGTCCCCAAGTTCATGAAGCGGAGTAAAGTCCCTGACTACAGGGACAAgatggtttttggggtgccacCCATCGTCAACGTGCAGCGGAcggggcagcccctgccccagagcATCCAGCAGGCCATGCGCTACTTGCGCAGCCAGTGCCTGGACCAG GTTGGCATTTTCCGCAAGTCCGGGGTGAAGTCCCGGATCCAGGCGCTCCGGCACATGAACGAGACCAGCCCCGACAACGTCGACTACTCGGGCCAGTCGGCGTACGACGTGGCCGACCTGCTGAAGCAATACTTCCGCGACCTGCCCGAGCCCATCTTCACCAGCAAGCTGACCGACACCTTCCTGCAGATCTACCAGT TCGTGTCCAAGGAGCAGCGGCTGCAGGCGGTGCAGGCCGCCATCATCCTCATGCCGGACGAGAACCGGGAGGTGCTGCAGACCCTGCTCTACTTCCTGAGCGACATCGCCTCGGCTGAGGAGAACCAGATGACGGCTGGGAACCTGGCTGTGTGCCTGGCCCCTTCCATCTTCCACCTCAACGTGTCCAAGAAGGAAAGCACATCGCCCAG GGCCATACACAAGAGGGGCACCATGGGGAAGCCGGACCAGAAGGACCTCAATGAGAACATGGCCGCCACGCAGGGGCTCTCCCACATGATCAGCGACTGCAAGAAGCTCTTCCAG GTCTCCCATGACAtcttgctgcagctgagcagctcctaTATGGCTGCAGATGCTTATCCCCACCCCCTGGCTGACTTGGTGTGCCAGGGAGAGAGCAAGGATTTACACTCCTACTTTGAGCAGAGTGTCCAGAACCTGCTCAAAGAGTCGTCAGAGAAATTCAAGGGATGGCTGAGCACGCCGGGGCCCCTGAACACGGAGCTGTCCTGCAAAAAG GTTGGGGACGGGCACCCTCTGCGCCTGTGGAAGGTCTCCACGGATGTTGAGGCCCCTCCTGCCATGGTGCTGCACCGGGTGCTGCGGGAGCGTCACCTGTGGGACGAGgacctgctgcagagcagggtggtGGAGGCGCTGGacaaggacatggagctgtACCACTACGTGACGGACAGCATGGCCCCGCACCCGCGCAGGGACTGCATGGTGCTCCG GCGCTGGCGCACGGACCTGCCGCGGGGAGCCTGCCTGCTCAGCTCCCTCTCGGTGGAGCACGACAAGGTGCCAGTGGAGGGAGGTGTCAAGGCCATCGTGCTGACGTCCCAGTACCTCATCGAGCCCGGCGCCATGGGCCGCTCCAGGGTGACCCACATCTGCAGGGCTGACCTCAG gggccGGTCTCCCGAGTGGTATAACAGGGTCTTTGGCCACCTCTGTGCCATGGAGCTGGCGAGGATCCGAGACTCTTTCCCAGCCCTGAGTCCCACCGGCCCCGAGACAAAGATTTGA
- the STARD8 gene encoding stAR-related lipid transfer protein 8 isoform X1, which produces MLWYQLSPAAGRGKLSHGPAPAALRQTHPWGRIHGTEIEAKKACDWLRAAGFPQYAQLYEESSFPLDISAVKKDHSFLDQDSLKSLCRRLMTLNTCASMKLDVHFQRKQNEDSEEEDQCAISSRWAFQRDSKRWSRVGSADVLSQGSEALSCTMRPVSSRESVLTDLSTNPEATSLHSTGSVGSVGGTGGTLGTAALPSEPPSPLRAAATASSCSQSEGSAPEQPSGQGEGSKEKLKKRRSRSFLKRIESLRRKDKEKPSPDRRVAPHSSATLPPGWGSLKSDGDLAATRTNSSKRGTPAPFHSKKHFFSVSYRTNRLLGPGGTKGSSDPKRSGVYLEDYDTDTATAAGSAWAAAECQRRARHGDCLVYIPCDHKPGTFPKSLSIESLCPLAGSSLSHWNAGSAAVGLGGGGSSSSAEGSSSPRGFARRRRGSCSSLGSRVSVYDNVPDFGSSEDFCKDGEVTYENLDDILQHVWGLQQKVELWCKAVSPGLDGEVGGEEEEDEEESDSGGEPSNLHFEEQSMSDVGTSASDFGSTGNSLNEAEEIETRERRDSGVGASLTRPCRKLRWHSFQNSHRPSLNSASLEINRQSSAQLNLLQKCSLLRLTAIMEKYSVPHKQAWTWTVPKFMKRSKVPDYRDKMVFGVPPIVNVQRTGQPLPQSIQQAMRYLRSQCLDQVGIFRKSGVKSRIQALRHMNETSPDNVDYSGQSAYDVADLLKQYFRDLPEPIFTSKLTDTFLQIYQFVSKEQRLQAVQAAIILMPDENREVLQTLLYFLSDIASAEENQMTAGNLAVCLAPSIFHLNVSKKESTSPRAIHKRGTMGKPDQKDLNENMAATQGLSHMISDCKKLFQVSHDILLQLSSSYMAADAYPHPLADLVCQGESKDLHSYFEQSVQNLLKESSEKFKGWLSTPGPLNTELSCKKVGDGHPLRLWKVSTDVEAPPAMVLHRVLRERHLWDEDLLQSRVVEALDKDMELYHYVTDSMAPHPRRDCMVLRRWRTDLPRGACLLSSLSVEHDKVPVEGGVKAIVLTSQYLIEPGAMGRSRVTHICRADLRGRSPEWYNRVFGHLCAMELARIRDSFPALSPTGPETKI; this is translated from the exons AGTCGTCATTCCCTCTTGACATCAGTGCTGTGAAGAAGGACCACAGCTTCCTGGACCAGGATTCCCTCAAATCCCTGTGCAG GAGGCTGATGACCCTGAACACCTGTGCCTCCATGAAGCTGGATGTTCACTTTCAGCGTAAACAG AATGAAGACTCTGAGGAGGAAGACCAGTGTGCCATCAGCAGCCGGTGGGCCTTCCAGAGGGACAGCAAAAGGTGGTCACGGGTGGGGTCCGCCGATGTCCTGTCCCAGGGCTCGGAGGCCCTGAGCTGCACCATGCGCCCGGTGTCCAGCCGCGAGAGCGTCCTCACGGACCTCAGCACCAACCCCGAGGCCACGTCCCTGCACAGCACGGGCAGCGTGGGCAGCGTGGGTGGCACGGGCGGCACGCTGGGCACTGCGGCCCTGCCATCCGAGCCCCCGTCCCCCCTCCGTGCCGCTGCCACcgcctccagctgcagccagagcgAGGGTTCTGCGCCGGAGCAGCCCTCGGGCCAGGGAGAGGGCTCTAAGGAGAAGCTGAAGAAGCGACGGTCTCGAAGCTTCCTGAAGCGGATCGAGTCCCTGcggaggaaggacaaggagaaacCCAGCCCAGACAGGAGGGTGGCTCCGCACAGCAGCGCCACTCTCCCACCAGGATGGGGCTCTCTGAAGAGTGATGGGGACCTTGCAGCCACCAGGACCAACTCCTCTAAAAGAGGGACACCTGCCCCTTTCCACAGCAAAAAACACTTCTTCTCGGTATCATACAGGACTAACCGCCTGCTCGGCCCCGGGGGCACCAAGGGCAGCTCTGACCCCAAACGCAGCGGAGTCTACCTGGAGGATTACGACACAGACACAGCCACTGCCGCCGGCAGTGCCTGGGCTGCTGCCGAGTGCCAGCGCCGGGCTCGCCATGGCGACTGCCTGGTCTATATCCCCTGTGACCACAAGCCCGgcaccttccccaaatccctgtccaTCGAGAGCTTGTGTCCCCTGGCCGGCAGCTCCCTGAGCCACTGGAACGCAGGGAGCGCGGCCGTGGGGCTGGGCGggggcggcagcagcagcagcgcggAGGGCTCGTCCTCCCCGAGGGGCTTTGCCCGCCGGCGccggggctcctgcagctccctgggcagccgcGTCAGCGTCTACGACAACGTGCCGGACTTCGGCAGCAGCGAGGATTTCTGCAAGGACGGGGAGGTCACCTACGAGAACCTCGACGACATCCTGCAGCACGtgtgggggctgcagcagaaggTGGAGCTCTGGTGTAAAGCCGTCTCCCCTGGCCTGGATGGGGAGGTAGGGggcgaggaagaggaggatgaggaggagtCGGACTCGGGAGGGGAACCCTCCAACCTGCATTTCGAAGAACAGTCCATGTCGGATGTTGGCACCTCTGCCAGTGACTTTGGTAGCACTGGGAACTCCCTCAACGAGGCTGAAGAGATCGAGACACGGGAGCGCCGGGATTCGGGGGTGGGAGCATCTCTCACAAGACCCTGCAG AAAGCTGCGTTGGCACAGCTTCCAGAACTCGCACCGGCCCAGCCTGAACTCGGCCTCGCTGGAGATCAACCGCCAGTCATCGGCCCAGCTCAACCTGCTCCAGAAGTGCTCCCTGCTCCGGCTCACAGCCATCATGGAGAAGTACTCCGTGCCCCACAAGCAGGCCTGGACGTG GACTGTCCCCAAGTTCATGAAGCGGAGTAAAGTCCCTGACTACAGGGACAAgatggtttttggggtgccacCCATCGTCAACGTGCAGCGGAcggggcagcccctgccccagagcATCCAGCAGGCCATGCGCTACTTGCGCAGCCAGTGCCTGGACCAG GTTGGCATTTTCCGCAAGTCCGGGGTGAAGTCCCGGATCCAGGCGCTCCGGCACATGAACGAGACCAGCCCCGACAACGTCGACTACTCGGGCCAGTCGGCGTACGACGTGGCCGACCTGCTGAAGCAATACTTCCGCGACCTGCCCGAGCCCATCTTCACCAGCAAGCTGACCGACACCTTCCTGCAGATCTACCAGT TCGTGTCCAAGGAGCAGCGGCTGCAGGCGGTGCAGGCCGCCATCATCCTCATGCCGGACGAGAACCGGGAGGTGCTGCAGACCCTGCTCTACTTCCTGAGCGACATCGCCTCGGCTGAGGAGAACCAGATGACGGCTGGGAACCTGGCTGTGTGCCTGGCCCCTTCCATCTTCCACCTCAACGTGTCCAAGAAGGAAAGCACATCGCCCAG GGCCATACACAAGAGGGGCACCATGGGGAAGCCGGACCAGAAGGACCTCAATGAGAACATGGCCGCCACGCAGGGGCTCTCCCACATGATCAGCGACTGCAAGAAGCTCTTCCAG GTCTCCCATGACAtcttgctgcagctgagcagctcctaTATGGCTGCAGATGCTTATCCCCACCCCCTGGCTGACTTGGTGTGCCAGGGAGAGAGCAAGGATTTACACTCCTACTTTGAGCAGAGTGTCCAGAACCTGCTCAAAGAGTCGTCAGAGAAATTCAAGGGATGGCTGAGCACGCCGGGGCCCCTGAACACGGAGCTGTCCTGCAAAAAG GTTGGGGACGGGCACCCTCTGCGCCTGTGGAAGGTCTCCACGGATGTTGAGGCCCCTCCTGCCATGGTGCTGCACCGGGTGCTGCGGGAGCGTCACCTGTGGGACGAGgacctgctgcagagcagggtggtGGAGGCGCTGGacaaggacatggagctgtACCACTACGTGACGGACAGCATGGCCCCGCACCCGCGCAGGGACTGCATGGTGCTCCG GCGCTGGCGCACGGACCTGCCGCGGGGAGCCTGCCTGCTCAGCTCCCTCTCGGTGGAGCACGACAAGGTGCCAGTGGAGGGAGGTGTCAAGGCCATCGTGCTGACGTCCCAGTACCTCATCGAGCCCGGCGCCATGGGCCGCTCCAGGGTGACCCACATCTGCAGGGCTGACCTCAG gggccGGTCTCCCGAGTGGTATAACAGGGTCTTTGGCCACCTCTGTGCCATGGAGCTGGCGAGGATCCGAGACTCTTTCCCAGCCCTGAGTCCCACCGGCCCCGAGACAAAGATTTGA